One Solanum lycopersicum chromosome 4, SLM_r2.1 DNA window includes the following coding sequences:
- the LOC101251768 gene encoding protein PHR1-LIKE 3 isoform X2, which translates to MFPRLIQSQEDEFIHGCDVNVGIHHHNRVNGDPCLVLTSDPKPRLRWTADLHERFIDAVTQLGGPSKATPKAIMRTMGVKGLTLFHLKSHLQKYRLGLTATYSLESPCSGGTPQQLPASDLNEGFEVKEALRAQMEVQSKLHLQVEAEKHLQIRQDAEQRYITMLEKACKMLADQFIGDVVTENHQETYQGLNTKTQLSPLCNPHGLCPSESADFVGVHGPEDVSPRIHPQRTDCSTESCLTSHESPAGLPVEGSSPGGKKRGLSGDSTQASYVWGEADMRSSGVHVLPVNCFGISGSNVQNVSN; encoded by the exons ATGTTTCCCAGATTGATTCAATCGCAAGAAGATGAATTTATTCATGGGTGTGATGTTAATGTCGGGATTCATCATCATAATAGGGTTAATGGAGACCCTTGTCTTGTGTTAACTTCAGATCCCAAACCTCGTCTTCGATGGACTGCTGATCTTCATGAACGATTCATTGATGCTGTTACTCAACTTGGCGGACCCAGTA AAGCTACTCCAAAGGCAATAATGCGGACAATGGGAGTCAAGGGACTGACTCTCTTCCACCTAAAGAGCCACCTTCAG AAATACCGACTAG GACTTACAGCTACGTATTCATTAGAAAGCCCTTGTTCTGGTGGTACTCCTCAGCAGTTGCCTGCATCAGACTTGAATGA aggttttgaagtcaaggagGCATTGAGAGCTCAAATGGAAGTGCAAAGTAAATTGCACCTCCAAGTTGAA GCTGAGAAGCACTTGCAAATTCGGCAGGATGCTGAACAAAGATATATTACCATGCTGGAGAAGGCCTGTAAAATGCTCGCTGATCAATTCATCGGTGATGTAGTTACTGAAAATCACCAAGAGACTTACCAAGGACTAAATACGAAGACACAACTTAGCCCTTTATGTAATCCACATGGATTGTGCCCCTCGGAGTCTGCTGACTTTGTTGGAGTCCATGGTCCAGAAGACGTTTCCCCCAGAATCCATCCACAACGCACGGATTGTTCCACTGAAAGCTGCTTAACTTCGCATGAGAGCCCCGCTGGACTTCCTGTAGAAGGATCTTCACCTGGAGGGAAAAAGCGAGGGCTTAGTGGTGATTCAACACAAGCATCATATGTTTGGGGTGAAGCAGATATGAGATCATCCGGTGTTCACGTGCTACCAGTTAATTGCTTTGGTATTTCTGGCTCTAATGTTCAAAATGTCTCTAATTAA
- the LOC101252274 gene encoding E3 ubiquitin-protein ligase WAV3-like, whose translation MGIFAGESSSYSGRLKRVAKKILLQTCGSFRCGYQNPPDDEPHNNNNNNNNPSEFPYPVNNLELLNHTSVIKSSRLDSTTNTPSNKNFCPICLDSLSYSCDSSPGQAIFTAQCSHAFHFACISSNIRHGNVTCPVCRAHWTQLPRTLKMHYSPHSNRADPILQILDESIATSRVHRRSFLRSARYDDDDPVEPDRTSNIHRLHLSLSPVPHSTSVFDPCSNPKSSFSSCHYPQHCLESSQSAAQHFVETGQSPLVCSSSSSAYLCLKLAHQPATDLVLVASPNGPHLRLMKQAMAFVVFSLRPIDRLAIVTYSSAAARIFPLKCMTSYGKRTALQVIDRLFYMGQADPVEGLKKGVKILRERSHQNTHSFILHLSDNPTRSFHGFHLELPITIHKFHVGFGFGTSNGFVMHEFERFLAKILCGAVRDIALMIGEDTRIVRLGELRGGEERRIPLLLEDMDKVRVVYTYIDCMMDDSVKTGEVVVGVGDRKELTDTIDIVENTGGRSSSVEGWEYHDPFMARRWAKRLHGYRI comes from the exons ATGGGTATATTCGCCGGAGAGTCGTCGTCGTATTCAGGGAGGCTGAAGAGAGTAGCAAAAAAGATTCTTCTTCAGACTTGTGGGTCATTTCGTTGTGGATACCAAAACCCTCCTGATGATGAAcctcacaacaacaacaacaacaacaacaatcccTCT GAGTTTCCATATCCGGTGAATAATCTCGAGCTGTTGAATCATACTTCTGTAATTAAATCCTCACGATTAGATTCTACTACTAACACACCTTCTAACAAG AACTTTTGTCCAATATGTCTGGATTCATTGAGCTATAGCTGCGACAGCAGCCCAGGACAGGCTATATTCACAGCACAGTGCTCTCATGCTTTTCACTTCGCTTGCATATCATCCAACATCCGCCATGGCAATGTTACTTGCCCTGTTTGCCGTGCACATTGGACCCAGCTACCTCGGACATTGAAGATGCATTATTCTCCTCACAGCAATCGCGCTGATCCCATTCTCCAGATTCTTGATGAATCAATTGCTACTTCTCGGGTACATAGACGTTCCTTTTTACGTTCTGCtcgctatgatgatgatgatccagTCGAGCCTGACCGTACATCAAATATTCACCGTTTGCATCTATCTTTATCACCTGTTCCTCACAGTACTTCTGTGTTTGATCCGTGCTCAAATCCAAAGTCTAGCTTTAGTTCATGCCATTATCCTCAGCATTGTTTAGAATCTTCACAATCAGCAGCACAGCATTTTGTAGAAACTGGGCAGTCTCCTCTGGTTTGCAGCTCCTCTAGTAGTGCTTATCTTTGCTTAAAATTGGCACATCAGCCAGCCACTGACTTAGTCTTAGTGGCAAGCCCCAACGGACCTCACCTGAGGCTTATGAAACAAGCCATGGCATTTGTGGTATTTTCATTGCGGCCTATAGACCGTTTGGCTATTGTTACCTACTCTTCTGCCGCAGCACGCATCTTCCCTCTCAAGTGTATGACCTCTTACGGGAAGCGCACAGCACTTCAAGTTATTGACAGACTGTTTTATATGGGCCAAGCTGATCCAGTAGAAGGACTCAAGAAAGGAGTAAAGATACTAAGAGAACGCAGCCACCAAAATACTCATTCTTTTATTCTACATCTTTCTGACAATCCAACAAGATCTTTCCATGGGTTTCACTTGGAACTTCCCATTACAATCCATAAGTTTCATGTGGGATTTGGATTTGGTACTTCAAATGGATTCGTCATGCACGAGTTTGAGAGATTTCTTGCTAAAATACTATGTGGTGCAGTTAGAGATATTGCATTGATGATTGGAGAGGACACAAGGATCGTGAGGCTTGGAGAATTGCGAGGGGGTGAGGAGAGGAGAATTCCATTGCTTTTGGAAGATATGGACAAAGTTCGCGTGGTATATACCTACATTGATTGCATGATGGATGATTCTGTTAAAACAGGTGAAGTTGTAGTCGGAGTTGGTGACAGGAAAGAACTGACGGATACTATTGACATTGTTGAGAACACTGGTGGAAGAAGTAGTAGCGTTGAGGGCTGGGAATACCATGATCCATTCATGGCTAGACGATGGGCTAAGCGTTTACATGGCTATCGGATATGA
- the LOC101251768 gene encoding protein PHR1-LIKE 3 isoform X1, whose translation MFPRLIQSQEDEFIHGCDVNVGIHHHNRVNGDPCLVLTSDPKPRLRWTADLHERFIDAVTQLGGPSKATPKAIMRTMGVKGLTLFHLKSHLQKYRLGKQSQKDLDEASKDGLTATYSLESPCSGGTPQQLPASDLNEGFEVKEALRAQMEVQSKLHLQVEAEKHLQIRQDAEQRYITMLEKACKMLADQFIGDVVTENHQETYQGLNTKTQLSPLCNPHGLCPSESADFVGVHGPEDVSPRIHPQRTDCSTESCLTSHESPAGLPVEGSSPGGKKRGLSGDSTQASYVWGEADMRSSGVHVLPVNCFGISGSNVQNVSN comes from the exons ATGTTTCCCAGATTGATTCAATCGCAAGAAGATGAATTTATTCATGGGTGTGATGTTAATGTCGGGATTCATCATCATAATAGGGTTAATGGAGACCCTTGTCTTGTGTTAACTTCAGATCCCAAACCTCGTCTTCGATGGACTGCTGATCTTCATGAACGATTCATTGATGCTGTTACTCAACTTGGCGGACCCAGTA AAGCTACTCCAAAGGCAATAATGCGGACAATGGGAGTCAAGGGACTGACTCTCTTCCACCTAAAGAGCCACCTTCAG AAATACCGACTAGGTAAGCAATCTCAGAAAGATCTTGATGAAGCTTCAAAAGATG GACTTACAGCTACGTATTCATTAGAAAGCCCTTGTTCTGGTGGTACTCCTCAGCAGTTGCCTGCATCAGACTTGAATGA aggttttgaagtcaaggagGCATTGAGAGCTCAAATGGAAGTGCAAAGTAAATTGCACCTCCAAGTTGAA GCTGAGAAGCACTTGCAAATTCGGCAGGATGCTGAACAAAGATATATTACCATGCTGGAGAAGGCCTGTAAAATGCTCGCTGATCAATTCATCGGTGATGTAGTTACTGAAAATCACCAAGAGACTTACCAAGGACTAAATACGAAGACACAACTTAGCCCTTTATGTAATCCACATGGATTGTGCCCCTCGGAGTCTGCTGACTTTGTTGGAGTCCATGGTCCAGAAGACGTTTCCCCCAGAATCCATCCACAACGCACGGATTGTTCCACTGAAAGCTGCTTAACTTCGCATGAGAGCCCCGCTGGACTTCCTGTAGAAGGATCTTCACCTGGAGGGAAAAAGCGAGGGCTTAGTGGTGATTCAACACAAGCATCATATGTTTGGGGTGAAGCAGATATGAGATCATCCGGTGTTCACGTGCTACCAGTTAATTGCTTTGGTATTTCTGGCTCTAATGTTCAAAATGTCTCTAATTAA
- the LOC101251464 gene encoding uncharacterized protein, with protein MIDQFINFVIRPPRADYNPDQFLWEKEFSLGGRKYKREDFELKNERGHTLRCSHYTPSSFPDGAPLPCVIYCHGNSGCRADANEAAVILLSSNITVVTLDFSGSGLSDGNYVSLGWHEKDDLKVVVSHLRSNLKVSRIGLWGRSMGAVTSLLYGAEDPSIAGMVLDSAFSNLFDLMMELVDVYKIRLPKFTIKVAVQYMRHVIQKKAKFDIMRLNCLQVSPKTYIPALFGHAKDDKFVQPHHSDLIYKSYAGDKNIIKFDGDHNSSRPQFYYDSVSIFFYNVLHPPGISPTKSKIEKYYDLGDIKVGAGMDENLLYEIIATLRNVTADTASSSSVPPSISTAKSAGELLADIAPIASLNDPFINGGEELNGHATPQTEDKQSGENEDCYSCTSSNRESWGRCSSLGSDDEITTDFVDADSGNQSTVDVLVTPLRDNQHTALDSSKDDGKKKAAKITKKSKREKFEKLEALSQRLRLCFQKRINHRRYSSS; from the exons ATGATTGATCAGTTCATCAATTTTGTTATTCGTCCGCCCAG GGCAGATTACAATCCAGACCAGTTTTTATGGGAGAAAGAGTTCAGTCTTGGGGGCAGAAAGTACAAAAGGGAAGACTTTGAG cTTAAGAATGAAAGAGGTCATACCTTGCGATGCAGTCATTATACTCCATCATCATTTCCTGATGGTGCTCCTCTTCCTTGTGTTATATACTGCCATGGAAACAG CGGCTGTAGGGCTGATGCGAATGAGGCAGCTGTAATACTTCTTTCATCAAATATCACTGTGGTAACCCTTGACTTCTCGGGTTCAGGCTTGTCAGATGGCAACTATGTTAGTCTTGGTTGGCATGAG AAAGATGACCTCAAGGTAGTTGTGTCACATCTGAGAAGCAACCTGAAAGTTTCACGCATAGGTCTATGGGGACGGTCTATGGGTGCAGTTACAAG CCTTCTATATGGAGCGGAAGATCCTTCTATTGCTGGAATGGTCTTGGACAGTGCCTTCTCTAACTTATTTGATCTAATGATGGAGCTTGTAGATGTCTACAAAATCAGGCTTCCTAAATTCACC ATAAAGGTTGCTGTGCAGTATATGCGACATGTCATTCAGAAGAAGGCAAAGTTTGATATCATGAGACTTAATTGCTTACAG GTTTCTCCCAAAACATATATTCCTGCTCTCTTTGGACATGCTAAAGATGATAAGTTTGTTCAGCCCCATCACTCTGATctcatttataaatcatatgCG GGTGATAAAAACATTATCAAGTTTGATGGTGACCACAATTCCTCCCGACCACAATTCTATTATGATTCAGTGTCTATTTTCTTCTACAATGTCCTCCACCCTCCTGGGATTTCACCAActaaaagtaaaatagagaaatatTACGATTTAGGGGACATCAAGGTTGGTGCTGGAATGGATGAG AATCTCTTGTATGAGATAATTGCAACTCTTCGGAATGTTACTGCTGATACAGCAAGCTCTTCATCTGTGCCACCTAGCATTTCAACAGCTAAGTCTGCTGGCGAACTCCTTGCCGACATTGCCCCAATTGCTAGTTTGAAT GATCCATTTATTAATGGAGGAGAAGAACTTAATGGTCATGCTACTCCACAAACAGAG GACAAGCAAAGTGGTGAAAATGAGGACTGTTACTCTTGCACAAGCTCAAACCGAGAGAGTTGGGGAAGGTGCTCATCTCTGGGAAGTGATGATGAGATTACCACAGATTTTGTAGATGCCGACAGTGGCAATCAG AGTACTGTAGATGTGCTTGTGACCCCTCTTCGCGATAACCAACATACTGCACTGGACTCATCAAAGGACGATGGAAAAAAGAAAGCtgcaaaaatcacaaaaaaatccaAGCGCGAGAAGTTTGAAAAGTTGGAAGCTCTTAGCCAGCGATTACGGCTTTGTTTTCAGAAGAGAATTAACCATAGGAGATACAGCTCCTCCTAA